A portion of the Desulfobacterales bacterium genome contains these proteins:
- a CDS encoding ribonucleoside triphosphate reductase has protein sequence MFENIKKRDGRIVAFDSSKITTAIAKAGNVTGEFKEREARKLTLRVLTLTRELRLDPTPEVEDIQDVVERVLLDSPFYRSAKAYILYREQHAQIRRITTKASVDLVDHYIQKLDWKIKENSNMCYSLQGLNNYISSDITSEYWLNKIYPPKIRDAHSSGDFHLHDLSLLSVYCVGWDLKDLLKNGFKGVEGKVESGPPKHLRSALGQVVNFFYTLQGEAAGAQAISNFDTLLAPFVRYDRLTYTDVKQAIQEFVFNINIPTRVGFQTPFTNITMDLYAPGTLKDQSVIIGGVEQAETYSEFQPQMDMINKAFAEVMMEGDAKGRVFTFPIPTYNITADFDWGNPNLDPIWTMTGKYGIPYFSNFVNSDMSPEDARSMCCRLRLDNRELLKRGGGLFGANPLTGSIGVVTINLPRIGYLSHTEKDFFDRLKTMVLLAMESLTIKRKVLEMFTEKDLYPYTKFYLREIREASGVFWKNHFSTIGIIGMNEACLNFMGESITSDAGQAFAIKTMDMIRDLISEEQEKTGDMFNLEATPAEGTSYRLCMLDKKKYPDIICANESEIANGAAPFYTNSTQLPVNYTDDIFETLALQDTLQSKYTGGTVLHIFLGEQVTDLQTVKQAIKKISSNYRLPYFTLTPTFSVCPSHGYIAGEHPKCPDCGRETEIYSRVVGYLRPIKQWNDGKRAEFSMRKTFKVA, from the coding sequence GTGTTTGAGAATATAAAAAAACGAGACGGCAGGATTGTAGCGTTTGATTCTTCCAAAATTACAACTGCAATCGCCAAGGCAGGAAACGTAACCGGAGAATTTAAAGAAAGAGAGGCCCGAAAGCTGACATTGAGGGTGCTGACCCTGACTCGCGAACTTCGGCTCGACCCCACTCCGGAAGTTGAGGATATACAGGACGTTGTTGAACGGGTTCTTCTGGATTCCCCCTTTTACAGGTCGGCCAAAGCCTATATTTTATACCGGGAACAACACGCCCAGATCCGGAGGATCACTACAAAGGCCAGTGTGGATCTGGTGGACCATTACATCCAGAAGCTGGACTGGAAAATAAAAGAAAACAGCAACATGTGCTACTCTCTTCAGGGCCTGAACAATTATATTTCCTCCGATATCACCTCCGAATACTGGCTCAACAAAATCTATCCCCCAAAAATCCGGGATGCCCATTCCAGCGGAGATTTTCACCTGCATGATCTGAGCCTGCTGTCGGTTTACTGTGTGGGGTGGGATTTAAAGGACCTGCTGAAAAACGGATTTAAAGGCGTTGAAGGCAAAGTCGAAAGCGGCCCCCCGAAACATCTTCGTTCCGCGCTGGGACAGGTTGTCAATTTTTTCTATACGCTTCAGGGGGAGGCTGCCGGCGCTCAGGCGATTTCAAATTTTGACACGCTGCTTGCGCCGTTTGTACGCTACGACCGGCTCACGTACACCGATGTCAAGCAGGCCATTCAGGAATTTGTATTCAACATCAACATACCGACCCGGGTAGGATTCCAGACGCCCTTTACCAACATTACCATGGATCTTTATGCTCCCGGAACCCTGAAAGATCAATCGGTAATCATCGGCGGCGTTGAGCAGGCTGAAACGTACAGCGAATTTCAACCCCAGATGGATATGATCAATAAAGCCTTTGCCGAAGTCATGATGGAAGGCGATGCAAAGGGCCGCGTGTTCACGTTCCCGATTCCGACCTATAACATCACCGCGGACTTTGACTGGGGCAATCCGAACCTTGACCCGATATGGACCATGACCGGAAAATACGGCATCCCCTATTTCTCCAATTTTGTCAATTCTGACATGTCCCCGGAAGATGCCCGATCCATGTGCTGCCGGCTGCGTCTGGATAACAGGGAACTGTTGAAACGAGGCGGGGGCCTGTTTGGCGCCAACCCACTGACCGGATCGATCGGTGTGGTTACGATCAATCTTCCTAGAATCGGGTATTTATCCCATACCGAAAAAGATTTTTTTGACCGATTGAAAACCATGGTTCTTCTGGCGATGGAAAGCCTTACCATTAAACGCAAGGTCTTGGAAATGTTCACGGAAAAAGACCTTTATCCGTATACGAAGTTCTATCTGCGGGAAATCAGGGAGGCCTCGGGCGTTTTCTGGAAAAACCATTTTTCCACCATCGGCATTATCGGAATGAACGAAGCCTGCCTGAATTTTATGGGAGAATCGATCACTTCGGACGCCGGTCAGGCCTTTGCGATCAAAACCATGGACATGATCCGCGATCTGATTTCCGAGGAACAGGAAAAAACCGGGGACATGTTCAACCTTGAAGCCACCCCGGCGGAAGGAACGTCCTATCGTCTGTGCATGCTTGACAAAAAAAAATATCCGGACATCATCTGTGCCAATGAAAGCGAAATTGCCAATGGCGCAGCTCCGTTTTACACCAATTCGACTCAGCTTCCGGTCAACTATACCGATGATATCTTCGAGACGCTGGCACTGCAGGATACGCTTCAGAGCAAATACACCGGCGGAACGGTGCTGCATATTTTTTTAGGAGAGCAGGTCACCGATCTGCAAACGGTAAAACAGGCAATCAAAAAAATCTCCAGCAATTACCGGCTGCCTTATTTTACCCTCACCCCGACATTCAGTGTATGCCCGTCCCATGGCTATATTGCCGGCGAACACCCCAAATGCCCGGATTGCGGCCGGGAGACTGAAATCTATTCCAGAGTGGTCGGCTATTTAAGACCCATCAAACAATGGAATGACGGAAAACGCGCGGAATTTTCCATGCGAAAGACGTTTAAAGTCGCATGA